TAATTTGAAGCCATTTGTGCAGGTCGCAGGCAAAACTGGTGCTGGTTGTGGATTCGATTTTTTCCAATGCTGAGGAAGAGAGCATGACGAGGCCACAACACGCAGCGGCACTCCAGCCTTTTTGTGGGGCGCTGATCAGGATATCGACACCGCTGGCTTTCATATCGACCCAGATTGTTCCCGAGGCGATGCAGTCCAATACCAGGAGGCCGCCAACAGCGTGTATGGCATCTGCTACGGGACGGATGTAGTCGTCGGGTAGAATGATCCCGGATGCGGTTTCGACGTGTGGCGCGAAGACAAAGTCTGGTTTTTCCGATGCGATTGTCTCCGTGACTTCTTCAATTGGTGGAGGTGCAAATGGGGCGTGTTTGTCTTCGCCTGTGCGCCGCGCTTTGAGGACTATGGATTGGGATGGGATGTCGCCCATTTCGAAGATTTGGCTCCAGCGATAGCTGAACCATCCATTGCGAATGACCAGGCATTTTTTGTCTGTGGCAAATTGTCGCGCTACGGCTTCCATGCCAAATGTGCCACTGCCGGGTACGACGATGACCGCGCTGGTGCGATACACTTTTTTGAGTGTGGTGGAGATATCTCGCATGACGTTCTGGAAGGATTGCGACATGTGGTTGAGTGCGCGGTCTGTATAGACTACGGAGTATTCCAGGAGTTTATCGGGGTCACTGTTGGGAGGTAAACTCGACATGTTCGCCTCTATGAAAGAGATTGGTGATGTGATCTATAGTTCTACTTCGGCGATGGCTATGCCGCTTTCTCCTGCGATGGCATATAATAAATAGATGTGGCCATTTTCTTCAAAGATTGCCGGGTCGCGCAACTGGTTGACGTGTCCATAGGCCACGCTGCGAATAGAGGGTTCCAGTGGTGCGTCTGCGCCTTCATAGGGGTGTTCCGGGCGCAGGATTTCTACGCTTTCTGTTTCGCGCCAGTTTTGCCAGTCAGCCGATATGTCAATGGTGCTGAGTAATATGCTTTCGGGTACGTCTCCTACCTGTGTCCAGAATATGTACAGGGTATTTTCGCGTTTTAATAGAGCTGCGTGGCGCATGTTTTTGTTGAATAGCAATGGGCCTTCTTCAAAGTGCGAGAGTCCGTTAGCTGAGCGATAAAATTGGCC
The sequence above is drawn from the Gemmatimonadota bacterium genome and encodes:
- a CDS encoding aminotransferase class V-fold PLP-dependent enzyme — protein: MSSLPPNSDPDKLLEYSVVYTDRALNHMSQSFQNVMRDISTTLKKVYRTSAVIVVPGSGTFGMEAVARQFATDKKCLVIRNGWFSYRWSQIFEMGDIPSQSIVLKARRTGEDKHAPFAPPPIEEVTETIASEKPDFVFAPHVETASGIILPDDYIRPVADAIHAVGGLLVLDCIASGTIWVDMKASGVDILISAPQKGWSAAACCGLVMLSSSALEKIESTTSTSFACDLHKWLQIMEAYEGGGHAYHATMPTDALTVFRNTMKETENYGFEKICAQQRELGDKVRALLNSKGIKSVAAEGFQAPGVVVSYTEDPDIQTGKKFMDAGLQIAAGVPLQCDEPEDFQTFRLGLFGLDKLQNINRTVQKLDDALSQIIP